GGCGGTACGGTCCCCCTCCAGGTCTTGTCGCCCGCTGGGAGGAGCCCGGAGTGAGACGTTTCAGCATCGCCGTCGTCGCGGCGGTGACCCTGGGAACAGCTTTGTCGTCCGTACCGGCCCAGGCACACCAGGGCCGCCCGGCCCCGGGACTCGCCGGCTGCACCGCCGGCACCTGCCACTTCGACGTGCCGCCCGGCACGTACGACGTCCAGGTCACGCTCGGCGGGCCGGCCGCGTCGCGCACGAGCGTCAGCGGCGAGACCCGCCGCTCCCTCCTGCCGGAGACGGCCGCACCGGCGGGCGAGCGCGTCACCCGCACCTTCACCGTGAACGTCCGCACGCCCGAGGGCGAGCCCACCGGCCCCGCGGGCACCCCCGGCCTCGACCTGCGGATCGGCGGCTCCGCGCCCGCCCTCGCCGACATCCGGGTCACCCCGGCACGGCACGCCCGCCAGATCTTCCTGGTCGGCGACTCCACCGTCTGCGACCAGCCCGGCGACCCCTACTCCGGCTGGGGCCAGCAACTGCCCCAGTACCTCGGCAAGGGCCTGTCCGTCGCCAACTACGCCGACTCCGGCGAGAGTACGGTCTCGTATCTGGGGAACCCGCTGCTGTGGGCCACCGTACGGCCCCTGATCCGCCCCGGCGACCTGGTCCTCGTCCAACTCGCCCACAACGACAAGACCACGGACGGGGCCACCTACCGGGCCAACCTGGAGGCCCTGGTGGCGGGCGTCAGGGAGCGGGGCGGACAGCCGGTCCTTGTCACTCCCGTCGTGCGGCGCTGGTTCAGCCCCGACGGCACCCTGAACAACGGAACCGCGCTCCTGGTCAACGGCCTGGGCGTCGACCACCCGGCGGTCATCCGCTCCGTCGCCGCCGCGCGGGGCGTCCCGCTGATCGACCTCACGGCGAAGACCAAGGCGCTGGTGGAGTCCCTCGGCGTGGAAGGCTCCAAGGCGCTGTACCTCTACAACGAGGCGCGCGACAACACGCACACGTCCGTGCGTGGTGCGACGCTCTACGCGGGCCTGGTCCGCGACGAACTCGTCACCCGGCATCTGGTGCCGAAGG
This genomic stretch from Streptomyces sp. Go-475 harbors:
- a CDS encoding rhamnogalacturonan acetylesterase, giving the protein MRRFSIAVVAAVTLGTALSSVPAQAHQGRPAPGLAGCTAGTCHFDVPPGTYDVQVTLGGPAASRTSVSGETRRSLLPETAAPAGERVTRTFTVNVRTPEGEPTGPAGTPGLDLRIGGSAPALADIRVTPARHARQIFLVGDSTVCDQPGDPYSGWGQQLPQYLGKGLSVANYADSGESTVSYLGNPLLWATVRPLIRPGDLVLVQLAHNDKTTDGATYRANLEALVAGVRERGGQPVLVTPVVRRWFSPDGTLNNGTALLVNGLGVDHPAVIRSVAAARGVPLIDLTAKTKALVESLGVEGSKALYLYNEARDNTHTSVRGATLYAGLVRDELVTRHLVPKGKVRVG